The DNA window GCGCTCTAACCACAGCACCGACGGCTTTGCAAAGTGGCAGCTCAGCTCAGGGAACTATAGACATCAGTCTGAAGCGAAGCTCCACTGGAGGACACGCACCGTGCAGCATCTCCCTCAGCCGTCCGTGAGTGGATCGTGGTCGTTTGGGATAACAAACATTtcccttaaaaaaaagaagctcaGGAGCGGATCAGCAGCAGTGGAAAAGTGATGGATGAAAGAATACCGCATTTACAGGACAGGCAGTTCATGGAGCACGCAGATTTCTTGGGGTGAGTGTCGCTTTTGGCAAACTCTGTCAAAGTCTGTCAAATAAACTGTTGTGACAACCTGGTGAATAACCGGACACTTTCCTTTTTTGCTGTAGGGTGGATTACCCCTCTCTGTACATGTGCAAATCCAAAAGAGGAATTAAACGTGAGGATGGTGGGAAGGTGCGTGCGATTTCTTATACTCAGGCAATCTAAATATTTAATCCGTGTTTTATATGACCCaacatgtgtgcgtgtgtgaaacTCAGCGGAATTTATAAGTATGACACAGTAACTTTTTACATGTATATTTGTGTTATAATTTCGCCAGCAGGACGCATACAAGTTACCACACCGGTTGatagagaagaagaggagagacagaatCAACGAATGTATTGGCCAGCTGAAGGATTTGTTACCCGAACATCTGAAGCTGTCGGTGAGTTCACCACACTACAAAATGTTTTTACGTGCTCAGACCTGGCTTTACATGTCAGAGGTGTCGTTAACAGCCACGTGAacctttgttttttctctcctaAGACGCTCGGGCATTTGGAGAAAGCAGTTGTCCTGGAGTTAACGCTGAAACACTTGAACGCACTGACTGCTGTCACTGAGCAGCAGCACCAGAAGATTATTGCTTTGCAGAATGGTAAGATGAACAAAACCCTAAGTTAATAGAAATGTTTTACACGAATTTGAGCTTCTTGGTCATTGTCAGTGAGATTAGGATGCATTAATAATCTGTTTGGATTATTAgaaactttatcagtcatgaatagaacaataaaaggTGTATGTTATATAGAGGATGATGCGCATTTTGAGAGAACGTGCCATTAACACGCGCCTGTTTTACCCCTGGATTATGATGTGCTACACTTTACAGAATAATGATCTCTGAATTGCATGTTTCGCAGGGGACCGGTCGATGAAATCTTCCATTCATGCAGATCTGGACGCGTTCCACTCCGGGTTCCAGGCCTGTGCCAAAGAGGTCCTGCAGTACCTGAGTCAGTTTGAGAACTGGACGACACGAGAGCAGAGGTGCGCGCAGCTCATCAACCACCTTCACAAGGTGCTGGCGCAGTTCCAGCCCGGCGCGCCGCCGCTCCAGCACCAGCTACCCGCCGGGGACGCACAGGATGGGCAGAAAGCCGACAGCCAAGCTAACTGTGTCCCGGTCATCCAGAGGACCCAAGGCGGGGAGCTTAAcgagaatgacacagacacggacagtggATACGGTGGCGAGGCAGAGAAGAGCGATGGCAAAGATAAAGAATGTGAGCGCAATAAGTCGCAGGGACCCAAAGCGGTGAAGATCAAGCAAGAGTTTGGAGATGATCGCGCTGCCAAAAAACCAAAGATGAACTGGCCTGGGAACGGGTTAGGGGGCACAGACCCCAACAGACCCGACCTGGCGTTTATGAACTCTCTGATGGGAATAAGCAATGTGGGACAACAGACACCTATTTGCATGCCTTTCTACTTCATCAACCCCTCAGCCGCGGCTTCTTGTATGCCTTTTTTCGACAAAAGCAACATTGAAAAGTACATGTACCCAGCGGCGGCCGCGCTCGCGTCCCCTTTCCCCTGGCTATACCCCGCACACGCGTCAGCAGCGGCGGCCgcggctgctgctgccgctTTCCCCGGCTTGTCTGTGCACTTTGGAGCCTCGTCTCAGTCCAAGGACTCCCACAGTCCAGACAGCGACGAGTCGCA is part of the Epinephelus lanceolatus isolate andai-2023 chromosome 5, ASM4190304v1, whole genome shotgun sequence genome and encodes:
- the bhlhe41 gene encoding class E basic helix-loop-helix protein 41 isoform X2; amino-acid sequence: MDERIPHLQDRQFMEHADFLGVDYPSLYMCKSKRGIKREDGGKDAYKLPHRLIEKKRRDRINECIGQLKDLLPEHLKLSTLGHLEKAVVLELTLKHLNALTAVTEQQHQKIIALQNGDRSMKSSIHADLDAFHSGFQACAKEVLQYLSQFENWTTREQRCAQLINHLHKVLAQFQPGAPPLQHQLPAGDAQDGQKADSQANCVPVIQRTQGGELNENDTDTDSGYGGEAEKSDGKDKECERNKSQGPKAVKIKQEFGDDRAAKKPKMNWPGNGLGGTDPNRPDLAFMNSLMGISNVGQQTPICMPFYFINPSAAASCMPFFDKSNIEKYMYPAAAALASPFPWLYPAHASAAAAAAAAAAFPGLSVHFGASSQSKDSHSPDSDESHEAELGSPEEREESPASDDGEGDDADTSQESKQSPHDQFSACQAS
- the bhlhe41 gene encoding class E basic helix-loop-helix protein 41 isoform X1; translated protein: MDERIPHLQDRQFMEHADFLGVDYPSLYMCKSKRGIKREDGGKQDAYKLPHRLIEKKRRDRINECIGQLKDLLPEHLKLSTLGHLEKAVVLELTLKHLNALTAVTEQQHQKIIALQNGDRSMKSSIHADLDAFHSGFQACAKEVLQYLSQFENWTTREQRCAQLINHLHKVLAQFQPGAPPLQHQLPAGDAQDGQKADSQANCVPVIQRTQGGELNENDTDTDSGYGGEAEKSDGKDKECERNKSQGPKAVKIKQEFGDDRAAKKPKMNWPGNGLGGTDPNRPDLAFMNSLMGISNVGQQTPICMPFYFINPSAAASCMPFFDKSNIEKYMYPAAAALASPFPWLYPAHASAAAAAAAAAAFPGLSVHFGASSQSKDSHSPDSDESHEAELGSPEEREESPASDDGEGDDADTSQESKQSPHDQFSACQAS